A genomic window from Cutibacterium acnes includes:
- a CDS encoding pyrophosphate--fructose-6-phosphate 1-phosphotransferase, whose product MAVKKVALLTAGGFAPCLSTAISGLIQRYTEVAPEVEIIAYKHGYEGLLKGDFLEVTDTVRKNAEILKRFGGSPIGNSRVKLTNAADLVKRGLVAEGDDPLKVAADRLVADGVDILHTIGGDDTNTTAADLAAYLAENNYGLTVVGLPKTIDNDVVPIRQSLGAWTAAEQGSRFAQNIVGEHNSGSRMLIVHEVMGRNCGWLTAATAAKYREWLDTQQWLPEIGLSKKAWDVHAVYVPEAHIDLEAEAARLNKVMDEVGNVTIFLSEGAGLDAIIEEMEKDGQEVPRDPFGHVKLDKVNPGAWFGKQFADKLGAEKVMVQKSGYFSRSAASNEADLELIGRCTDLAVDCALAGKTGVIGQDEENGDTLTNIAFDRIKGGKPFDTTQPWFTAMLSEIGQA is encoded by the coding sequence ATGGCCGTCAAGAAGGTCGCACTCCTCACCGCGGGCGGATTTGCGCCGTGCCTATCCACCGCGATCAGTGGATTGATCCAGCGCTACACCGAGGTAGCACCTGAGGTCGAGATCATCGCCTACAAGCACGGCTACGAGGGCCTGCTCAAGGGAGACTTCCTCGAGGTCACCGACACCGTTCGCAAGAATGCCGAGATCCTCAAGCGTTTTGGTGGATCCCCGATTGGCAACTCGCGGGTCAAGCTGACCAACGCCGCCGACCTCGTAAAGCGTGGTCTGGTCGCCGAAGGCGACGACCCGCTCAAGGTTGCCGCCGATCGTCTGGTTGCCGACGGGGTTGACATTTTGCACACCATCGGTGGTGACGACACTAATACCACCGCCGCCGATCTGGCCGCCTATCTGGCTGAGAATAACTACGGCCTCACCGTCGTTGGCCTGCCGAAGACCATCGATAACGACGTCGTGCCGATTCGTCAATCGCTAGGTGCTTGGACGGCTGCGGAACAAGGTTCCCGCTTTGCTCAGAACATCGTTGGCGAGCACAACTCCGGATCACGCATGCTCATCGTCCACGAAGTCATGGGCCGTAACTGCGGCTGGCTCACCGCCGCTACCGCCGCCAAATACCGCGAATGGCTCGATACTCAACAGTGGCTACCTGAGATCGGGCTGTCCAAGAAGGCCTGGGATGTCCACGCCGTATATGTCCCCGAGGCTCACATCGACCTTGAGGCCGAAGCCGCACGCCTCAACAAGGTCATGGACGAAGTTGGCAACGTCACTATCTTCCTGTCCGAGGGGGCTGGCCTGGACGCCATTATTGAGGAGATGGAAAAAGACGGTCAGGAAGTCCCGCGCGATCCCTTTGGTCACGTCAAGCTCGACAAGGTGAACCCGGGTGCTTGGTTCGGCAAACAGTTCGCCGACAAGCTCGGTGCCGAAAAGGTCATGGTCCAGAAGTCCGGCTACTTCTCCCGTTCGGCAGCCTCGAACGAAGCTGACCTGGAGCTCATCGGCCGCTGCACTGACCTCGCTGTCGATTGCGCCCTGGCCGGTAAGACTGGCGTTATCGGCCAGGACGAGGAGAACGGCGACACGTTGACGAACATCGCCTTCGATCGGATCAAGGGCGGCAAGCCTTTCGACACCACTCAGCCGTGGTTCACCGCCATGCTCAGCGAGATCGGGCAGGCCTGA